CCGACCCGGCCGATCGCCGCCGCAACATCATCAGCAGCACCGACGCCGGCACCGCCGAGGCACGCCGGATGGGCGACACCGTCGACCGCGTCCAACGCGATCTGCTCGCCCCACTGTCCAATACCGAGCGCGCGCAGCTGACGCGACTGCTCACCCGGCTGCTGGAGCACCACAGCCGGCACTGACCCGCCTCAGCGGGCCTCGCGCAGCTCCGCCAGCCGGGCCTCGATCTCGGCCAGCTCCGCGCGCAGCTTGTCCGCCTGCTGCTCCGCCTCGGCCCGCTCGGTGCCGAGAATGTGCTCCACCGCCTCCTGAACGCCCGGCACGTCGACCAGGGCCACCATCTTCAACGCCTCGGCCGGCTTCACCACGTACGGCTTCGCGAGCGCCTTGGTGCCCTGCTGCGCGGCAACGGTCCACTCACCGTCGGCGTACGCCAGGGTCACCGTGAGGCCCGCCGGCCCCTTCGGCTTGACGGCCTTGACCGCCCGCCGCGCCGGCGGCTTCTCCGTCTGCTCCACCTTCGGCTCCTCCTGACGCTGCACGGGCACCCGCGGCGTGTCCAACACGAACTCCGGTGCCGCCACCGCCGGCGACTCCTGCGGCTCCGGCTCCGGTTTCGGCTCCACCACCCGGCGAGTCACGCCCTTGGGCGCCACGGCCAGATCGGCGGGGGAGAACGGCAACTCGTCGCGGCCGAAGCGCACCACCACGAACTCGTCGGACACCTCAGGGTCGGTCAGCTCGATCACCTGACCGACCTGACCGGCGATCTGCCCCGCCGCCGCAGTGAACACCACCCGTGGCTTACGCCCGGCCGCCAACGCCTCCCGGATGCTCTGCACCTCGCTAGTGGACAAACCCTGGCCGGCATCCATCACAACCCTCTTCCGTACACCTGTTTGATTGCTGTCTTGATACCAGCCGGCTGCGACACCCGCCGCACGGGGCTCGCGCCCGCTCAGCCGCCCAACGCCCGCAGCGCCCGGTCCGCGTGGTCGTTCATGCTGACCTCGCTGTGGATCACCTCGATGATTCGCCGGTCCGCACCGATCACGAACGTCATCCGCTTCATGCTCAACGGCCCCAACGGAAGCCGCCGCTTGACCCCGAACTGCTGCGCCACCGTCCCGTCCTCATCCGACAGCAGCGGATAGTCGAAGCCGTGCAGCTTGGAGAACTCCGCCTGCTTCGCCACCGGGTCCCGGCTGATGCCCACCCGCGACGCGCCCAGCGCCGTGAACTCCGCCGCGAGGTCCCGGAAGTGGCAGCTCTCCGCCGTGCACCCCCGGGTCATCGCCGC
The window above is part of the Micromonospora sp. LH3U1 genome. Proteins encoded here:
- a CDS encoding peroxiredoxin; this encodes MTGVGVGDVVQDFELPDETGTPRRLSEFLAAGPVVLFFYPAAMTRGCTAESCHFRDLAAEFTALGASRVGISRDPVAKQAEFSKLHGFDYPLLSDEDGTVAQQFGVKRRLPLGPLSMKRMTFVIGADRRIIEVIHSEVSMNDHADRALRALGG